From the Taeniopygia guttata chromosome 20, bTaeGut7.mat, whole genome shotgun sequence genome, one window contains:
- the LOC140680385 gene encoding uncharacterized protein, with translation MQQYFDQMEERSQRIRRHVQHIDSLVEETRRDRANFEMSREMLLQCTGIPEPGALGVHLENTKQRKEASAQAEQTEQQDRMEVSQEQESLGRALEQLRQESSGQEHEMAQVCREKELLGREKAALEGRLAATERHQHDLSKQLAETRSAKESLDSRLCAAQQQISQLEVTWNHLEAQVLSVTQTKEVLEGEVMCLQRELEAERALRRQEREDTAQQLLQAEQQHHESLRLQRTAQQLEIKKLLQDLSSVRERHHAEMQETLEQWEKEKAEREQEHKKVLFDMRQKVATLLAQQEEERTRFEDAKREVLLEEQKEKSALSEALLQTQGELSQAQQQVQQLRQELKEQQEKGQTIEANLQAELQAARSEVQTAQRRHEEELQGLKEEMNLLLEQREALQKQADSVSGRKASEPQNPGRKQPGPDQSSVSASFCPYPGRRAPLRA, from the exons ATGCAGCAATATTTTGATCAAATGGAGGAGAGAAGCCAGAGGATCAGAAGGCACGTCCAGCACATAGACTCTCTGGTAGAAGAAACCAGACG TGACCGTGCAAACTTTGAGATGTccagggaaatgctgctgcagtgcacTGGAATCCCGGAGCCAGGAGCCTTGGGTGTCCATCTGGAGAACACcaagcagaggaaggaagcGTCAGCCCAGGCAGAAcagacagagcagcaggacagaatGGAG GTTTCCCAGGAGCAAGAGTCATTGGGcagggctctggagcagctgcgCCAGGAATCCTCTGGCCAAGAGCATGAAATGGCTCAGGTGTGCAgagagaaggagctgctgggccgTGAGAAGGCTGCCCTTGAGGGCCGACTGGCAGCCACAGAGCGCCACCAACATGACCTTTCCAagcagctggcagagaccaG GTCAGCAAAGGAGAGCCTGGATTccaggctgtgtgctgctcagcagcagataTCTCAGCTGGAGGTTACCTGGAACCATCTGGAGGCTCAAGTGCTCTCAGTCACACAGACCAAGGAGGTGCTAGAAG GAGAAGTGATGTGCTTGCAACGTGAGCtggaagcagagagagctctCAGGAGGCAGGAAAGGGAGGACACAGCTcaacagctcctgcaggcagagcagcagcatcacgAAAGCCTCAGGCTTCAGAGAACTGCtcagcagctggaaataaagAAGCTCCTGCAAGACCTG TCAAGTGTGCGTGAAAGGCACCATGCAGAGATGCAGGAGACGCTGGAGCaatgggaaaaagagaaggcagagagagagcaggagcacAAGAAGGTGCTGTTTGACATGAGGCAGAAAGTTGCCACCCTGCTGGCCCAACAAGAAGAGGAACGAACTAGATTTGAAGATGCCAAGCGAGAG gtgctgctggaagagCAGAAGGAGAAGAGTGCTTTATCAGAGGCACTGCTCCAAACTCAGGGAGAGCTCAgccaagcacagcagcaggtccagcagctcaggcaggagctgaaagAGCAGCAAGAGAAGGGGCAG accATTGAGGCAAATCtgcaagctgagctgcaggcagctcgcAGTGAAGTCCAGACAGCGCAGAGGAGGCACGAGGAAGAGCTACAAGGCCTCAAAGAGGAAATGAATCTCCTCCTTGAGCAGAGGGAGGCTTTACAAAAGCAG GCTGACTCTGTCTCTGGAAGAAAAGCATCTGAGCCTCAGAACCCTGGAAGAAAACAACCTGGCCCAGATCAATCAAGTGTCTCAGCTTCGTTCTGCCCTTACCCAGGCCGAAGAGCTCCACTCAGAGCATag